From Pongo pygmaeus isolate AG05252 chromosome 1, NHGRI_mPonPyg2-v2.0_pri, whole genome shotgun sequence, one genomic window encodes:
- the FUBP1 gene encoding far upstream element-binding protein 1 isoform X3 produces MADYSTVPPPSSGSAGGGGGGGGGGGVNDAFKDALQRARQIAAKIGGDAGTSLNSNDYGYGGQKRPLEDGDQPDAKKVAPQNDSFGTQLPPMHQQQSRSVMTEEYKVPDGMVGFIIGRGGEQISRIQQESGCKIQIAPDSGGLPERSCMLTGTPESVQSAKRLLDQIVEKGRPAPGFHHGDGPGNAVQEIMIPASKAGLVIGKGGETIKQLQERAGVKMVMIQDGPQNTGADKPLRITGDPYKVQQAKEMVLELIRDQGGFREVRNEYGSRIGGNEGIDVPIPRFAVGIVIGRNGEMIKKIQNDAGVRIQFKPDDGTTPERIAQITGPPDRCQHAAEIITDLLRSVQAGNPGGPGPGGRGRGRGQGNWNMGPPGGLQEFNFIVPTGKTGLIIGKGGETIKSISQQSGARIELQRNPPPNADPNMKLFTIRGTPQQIDYARQLIEEKIGGPVNPLGPPVPHGPHGVPGPHGPPGPPGPGTPMGPYNPAPYNPGPPGPAPHGPPAPYAPQGWGNAYPHWQQQAPPDPAKAGTDPNSAAWAAYYAHYYQQQAQPPPAAPAGAPTTTQTNGQGDQQNPAPAGQVDYTKAWEEYYKKMGQAVPAPTGAPPGGQPDYSAAWAEYYRQQAAYYAQTSPQGMPQHPPAPQGQ; encoded by the exons attgcaGCAAAAATTGGAGGTGATGCAGGGACATCACTGAATTCAAATGACTATGGTTATGGGGGACAAAAAAGACCTTTAGAAGATGGAG ATCAACCAGATGCTAAGAAAGTTGCTCCTCAAAATGACT cTTTTGGAACACAGTTACCACCGATGCATCAGCAGCAAAG CAGATCTGTAATGACAGAAGAATACAAAGTTCCAGATGGAATGGTTGGATTCA taATTGGCAGAGGAGGTGAACAGATCTCACGCATACAACAGGAATCTGGATGCAAAATACAGATAGCTCCTG ACAGTGGTGGCCTTCCAGAAAGGTCCTGTATGTTAACTGGAACACCTGAATCTGTCCA GTCAGCAAAACGGTTACTGGACCAGATTGTTGAAAAAGGAAGACCAGCTCCTGGCTTCCATCATGGCGATGGACCGGGAAATGCAGTTCAAGAAATCATGATTCCAGCTAGCAAGGCAGGATTAGTCATTGGAAAGGGGGGAGAAACTATTAAACAGCTTCAG GAACGGGCTGGAGTTAAAATGGTTATGATTCAAGACGGGCCGCAAAACACTGGTGCTGACAAACCTCTTAGGATTACAGGAGACCCATATAAAGTTCAA CAAGCCAAGGAAATGGTGTTAGAGTTAATTCGTGATCAAGGCGGTTTCAGAGAAGTTCGGAATGAGTATGGGTCAAGAATAGGAGGAAATGAAGGGATAGAT GTCCCCATTCCAAGATTTGCTGTTGGCATTGTAATAGGAAGAAATGGAGAGATgatcaaaaaaatacaaaatgatgctGGTGTTCGCATTCAGTTTAAGCCAG aTGATGGGACAACACCGGAGAGGATAGCACAAATAACAGGACCTCCAGACCGATGTCAACATGCTGCAGAAATTATTACAGACCTTCTTCGAAGTGTTCAG GCTGGTAATCCTGGTGGACCTGGACCTGGTGGTCGAGGAAGAGGTAGAGGTCAAGGCAACTGGAACATGGGACCACCTGGTGGACTAcaggaatttaattttattgtgccaactgggaaaactggattaaTAATAGGAAAAG GAGGTGAAACCATAAAAAGCATAAGCCAACAGTCTGGTGCAAGAATAGAGCTTCAGAGAAATCCTCCACCAAATGCAGATCCAAATATGAAGTTATTTACAATTCGTGGCACTCCACAACAGATAGACTATGCTCGGCAACTCATAGAAGAAAAGATTGGT ggcCCAGTAAATCCTTTAGGGCCACCTGTACCCCATGGGCCCCATGGTGTCCCAGGCCCCCATGgacctcctgggcctccagggccTGGAACTCCAATGGGACCATACAACCCTGCACCTTATAATCCTGGACCACCAGGCCCGGCTCCTCA tggtCCTCCAGCCCCATACGCTCCCCAGGGATGGGGAAATGCATATCCACACTGGCAGCAGCAGGCTCCTCCTGATCCAG ctaaGGCAGGAACGGATCCAAATTCTGCAGCTTGGGCTGCTTATTATGCTCACTATTATCAACAGCAAGCACAGCCACCACCAGCAGCCCCTGCAGGTGCACCAACTACAACTCAAACTAATGGACAAG GAGATCAGCAGAATCCAGCCCCAGCTGGACAGGTTGATTATACCAAGGCTTGGGAAGAGTACTACAAGAAAATGG GTCAGGCAGTTCCTGCTCCGACTGGGGCTCCTCCAGGTGGTCAGCCAGATTATAGTGCAGCCTGGGCTGAGTATTATAGACAACAAGCAGCCTATTATGCCCAGACAAGTCCCCAGGGAATGCCACAGCATCCTCCAGCACCTCAG
- the FUBP1 gene encoding far upstream element-binding protein 1 isoform X2, whose product MADYSTVPPPSSGSAGGGGGGGGGGGVNDAFKDALQRARQIAAKIGGDAGTSLNSNDYGYGGQKRPLEDGDGSWTSPSSTTHWEGMPSPFKDQPDAKKVAPQNDSFGTQLPPMHQQQRSVMTEEYKVPDGMVGFIIGRGGEQISRIQQESGCKIQIAPDSGGLPERSCMLTGTPESVQSAKRLLDQIVEKGRPAPGFHHGDGPGNAVQEIMIPASKAGLVIGKGGETIKQLQERAGVKMVMIQDGPQNTGADKPLRITGDPYKVQQAKEMVLELIRDQGGFREVRNEYGSRIGGNEGIDVPIPRFAVGIVIGRNGEMIKKIQNDAGVRIQFKPDDGTTPERIAQITGPPDRCQHAAEIITDLLRSVQAGNPGGPGPGGRGRGRGQGNWNMGPPGGLQEFNFIVPTGKTGLIIGKGGETIKSISQQSGARIELQRNPPPNADPNMKLFTIRGTPQQIDYARQLIEEKIGGPVNPLGPPVPHGPHGVPGPHGPPGPPGPGTPMGPYNPAPYNPGPPGPAPHGPPAPYAPQGWGNAYPHWQQQAPPDPAKAGTDPNSAAWAAYYAHYYQQQAQPPPAAPAGAPTTTQTNGQGDQQNPAPAGQVDYTKAWEEYYKKMGQAVPAPTGAPPGGQPDYSAAWAEYYRQQAAYYAQTSPQGMPQHPPAPQGQ is encoded by the exons attgcaGCAAAAATTGGAGGTGATGCAGGGACATCACTGAATTCAAATGACTATGGTTATGGGGGACAAAAAAGACCTTTAGAAGATGGAG atgGCTCTTGGACAAGTCCGAGCAGTACAACACACTGGGAGGGAATGCCCTCTCCTTTTAAAG ATCAACCAGATGCTAAGAAAGTTGCTCCTCAAAATGACT cTTTTGGAACACAGTTACCACCGATGCATCAGCAGCAAAG ATCTGTAATGACAGAAGAATACAAAGTTCCAGATGGAATGGTTGGATTCA taATTGGCAGAGGAGGTGAACAGATCTCACGCATACAACAGGAATCTGGATGCAAAATACAGATAGCTCCTG ACAGTGGTGGCCTTCCAGAAAGGTCCTGTATGTTAACTGGAACACCTGAATCTGTCCA GTCAGCAAAACGGTTACTGGACCAGATTGTTGAAAAAGGAAGACCAGCTCCTGGCTTCCATCATGGCGATGGACCGGGAAATGCAGTTCAAGAAATCATGATTCCAGCTAGCAAGGCAGGATTAGTCATTGGAAAGGGGGGAGAAACTATTAAACAGCTTCAG GAACGGGCTGGAGTTAAAATGGTTATGATTCAAGACGGGCCGCAAAACACTGGTGCTGACAAACCTCTTAGGATTACAGGAGACCCATATAAAGTTCAA CAAGCCAAGGAAATGGTGTTAGAGTTAATTCGTGATCAAGGCGGTTTCAGAGAAGTTCGGAATGAGTATGGGTCAAGAATAGGAGGAAATGAAGGGATAGAT GTCCCCATTCCAAGATTTGCTGTTGGCATTGTAATAGGAAGAAATGGAGAGATgatcaaaaaaatacaaaatgatgctGGTGTTCGCATTCAGTTTAAGCCAG aTGATGGGACAACACCGGAGAGGATAGCACAAATAACAGGACCTCCAGACCGATGTCAACATGCTGCAGAAATTATTACAGACCTTCTTCGAAGTGTTCAG GCTGGTAATCCTGGTGGACCTGGACCTGGTGGTCGAGGAAGAGGTAGAGGTCAAGGCAACTGGAACATGGGACCACCTGGTGGACTAcaggaatttaattttattgtgccaactgggaaaactggattaaTAATAGGAAAAG GAGGTGAAACCATAAAAAGCATAAGCCAACAGTCTGGTGCAAGAATAGAGCTTCAGAGAAATCCTCCACCAAATGCAGATCCAAATATGAAGTTATTTACAATTCGTGGCACTCCACAACAGATAGACTATGCTCGGCAACTCATAGAAGAAAAGATTGGT ggcCCAGTAAATCCTTTAGGGCCACCTGTACCCCATGGGCCCCATGGTGTCCCAGGCCCCCATGgacctcctgggcctccagggccTGGAACTCCAATGGGACCATACAACCCTGCACCTTATAATCCTGGACCACCAGGCCCGGCTCCTCA tggtCCTCCAGCCCCATACGCTCCCCAGGGATGGGGAAATGCATATCCACACTGGCAGCAGCAGGCTCCTCCTGATCCAG ctaaGGCAGGAACGGATCCAAATTCTGCAGCTTGGGCTGCTTATTATGCTCACTATTATCAACAGCAAGCACAGCCACCACCAGCAGCCCCTGCAGGTGCACCAACTACAACTCAAACTAATGGACAAG GAGATCAGCAGAATCCAGCCCCAGCTGGACAGGTTGATTATACCAAGGCTTGGGAAGAGTACTACAAGAAAATGG GTCAGGCAGTTCCTGCTCCGACTGGGGCTCCTCCAGGTGGTCAGCCAGATTATAGTGCAGCCTGGGCTGAGTATTATAGACAACAAGCAGCCTATTATGCCCAGACAAGTCCCCAGGGAATGCCACAGCATCCTCCAGCACCTCAG
- the FUBP1 gene encoding far upstream element-binding protein 1 isoform X4 produces the protein MADYSTVPPPSSGSAGGGGGGGGGGGVNDAFKDALQRARQIAAKIGGDAGTSLNSNDYGYGGQKRPLEDGDQPDAKKVAPQNDSFGTQLPPMHQQQRSVMTEEYKVPDGMVGFIIGRGGEQISRIQQESGCKIQIAPDSGGLPERSCMLTGTPESVQSAKRLLDQIVEKGRPAPGFHHGDGPGNAVQEIMIPASKAGLVIGKGGETIKQLQERAGVKMVMIQDGPQNTGADKPLRITGDPYKVQQAKEMVLELIRDQGGFREVRNEYGSRIGGNEGIDVPIPRFAVGIVIGRNGEMIKKIQNDAGVRIQFKPDDGTTPERIAQITGPPDRCQHAAEIITDLLRSVQAGNPGGPGPGGRGRGRGQGNWNMGPPGGLQEFNFIVPTGKTGLIIGKGGETIKSISQQSGARIELQRNPPPNADPNMKLFTIRGTPQQIDYARQLIEEKIGGPVNPLGPPVPHGPHGVPGPHGPPGPPGPGTPMGPYNPAPYNPGPPGPAPHGPPAPYAPQGWGNAYPHWQQQAPPDPAKAGTDPNSAAWAAYYAHYYQQQAQPPPAAPAGAPTTTQTNGQGDQQNPAPAGQVDYTKAWEEYYKKMGQAVPAPTGAPPGGQPDYSAAWAEYYRQQAAYYAQTSPQGMPQHPPAPQGQ, from the exons attgcaGCAAAAATTGGAGGTGATGCAGGGACATCACTGAATTCAAATGACTATGGTTATGGGGGACAAAAAAGACCTTTAGAAGATGGAG ATCAACCAGATGCTAAGAAAGTTGCTCCTCAAAATGACT cTTTTGGAACACAGTTACCACCGATGCATCAGCAGCAAAG ATCTGTAATGACAGAAGAATACAAAGTTCCAGATGGAATGGTTGGATTCA taATTGGCAGAGGAGGTGAACAGATCTCACGCATACAACAGGAATCTGGATGCAAAATACAGATAGCTCCTG ACAGTGGTGGCCTTCCAGAAAGGTCCTGTATGTTAACTGGAACACCTGAATCTGTCCA GTCAGCAAAACGGTTACTGGACCAGATTGTTGAAAAAGGAAGACCAGCTCCTGGCTTCCATCATGGCGATGGACCGGGAAATGCAGTTCAAGAAATCATGATTCCAGCTAGCAAGGCAGGATTAGTCATTGGAAAGGGGGGAGAAACTATTAAACAGCTTCAG GAACGGGCTGGAGTTAAAATGGTTATGATTCAAGACGGGCCGCAAAACACTGGTGCTGACAAACCTCTTAGGATTACAGGAGACCCATATAAAGTTCAA CAAGCCAAGGAAATGGTGTTAGAGTTAATTCGTGATCAAGGCGGTTTCAGAGAAGTTCGGAATGAGTATGGGTCAAGAATAGGAGGAAATGAAGGGATAGAT GTCCCCATTCCAAGATTTGCTGTTGGCATTGTAATAGGAAGAAATGGAGAGATgatcaaaaaaatacaaaatgatgctGGTGTTCGCATTCAGTTTAAGCCAG aTGATGGGACAACACCGGAGAGGATAGCACAAATAACAGGACCTCCAGACCGATGTCAACATGCTGCAGAAATTATTACAGACCTTCTTCGAAGTGTTCAG GCTGGTAATCCTGGTGGACCTGGACCTGGTGGTCGAGGAAGAGGTAGAGGTCAAGGCAACTGGAACATGGGACCACCTGGTGGACTAcaggaatttaattttattgtgccaactgggaaaactggattaaTAATAGGAAAAG GAGGTGAAACCATAAAAAGCATAAGCCAACAGTCTGGTGCAAGAATAGAGCTTCAGAGAAATCCTCCACCAAATGCAGATCCAAATATGAAGTTATTTACAATTCGTGGCACTCCACAACAGATAGACTATGCTCGGCAACTCATAGAAGAAAAGATTGGT ggcCCAGTAAATCCTTTAGGGCCACCTGTACCCCATGGGCCCCATGGTGTCCCAGGCCCCCATGgacctcctgggcctccagggccTGGAACTCCAATGGGACCATACAACCCTGCACCTTATAATCCTGGACCACCAGGCCCGGCTCCTCA tggtCCTCCAGCCCCATACGCTCCCCAGGGATGGGGAAATGCATATCCACACTGGCAGCAGCAGGCTCCTCCTGATCCAG ctaaGGCAGGAACGGATCCAAATTCTGCAGCTTGGGCTGCTTATTATGCTCACTATTATCAACAGCAAGCACAGCCACCACCAGCAGCCCCTGCAGGTGCACCAACTACAACTCAAACTAATGGACAAG GAGATCAGCAGAATCCAGCCCCAGCTGGACAGGTTGATTATACCAAGGCTTGGGAAGAGTACTACAAGAAAATGG GTCAGGCAGTTCCTGCTCCGACTGGGGCTCCTCCAGGTGGTCAGCCAGATTATAGTGCAGCCTGGGCTGAGTATTATAGACAACAAGCAGCCTATTATGCCCAGACAAGTCCCCAGGGAATGCCACAGCATCCTCCAGCACCTCAG
- the FUBP1 gene encoding far upstream element-binding protein 1 isoform X5, whose amino-acid sequence MADYSTVPPPSSGSAGGGGGGGGGGGVNDAFKDALQRARQIAAKIGGDAGTSLNSNDYGYGGQKRPLEDGDGSWTSPSSTTHWEGMPSPFKDQPDAKKVAPQNDSFGTQLPPMHQQQRSVMTEEYKVPDGMVGFIIGRGGEQISRIQQESGCKIQIAPDSGGLPERSCMLTGTPESVQSAKRLLDQIVEKGRPAPGFHHGDGPGNAVQEIMIPASKAGLVIGKGGETIKQLQERAGVKMVMIQDGPQNTGADKPLRITGDPYKVQQAKEMVLELIRDQGGFREVRNEYGSRIGGNEGIDVPIPRFAVGIVIGRNGEMIKKIQNDAGVRIQFKPDDGTTPERIAQITGPPDRCQHAAEIITDLLRSVQAGNPGGPGPGGRGRGRGQGNWNMGPPGGLQEFNFIVPTGKTGLIIGKGGETIKSISQQSGARIELQRNPPPNADPNMKLFTIRGTPQQIDYARQLIEEKIGGPVNPLGPPVPHGPHGVPGPHGPPGPPGPGTPMGPYNPAPYNPGPPGPAPHGPPAPYAPQGWGNAYPHWQQQAPPDPAKAGTDPNSAAWAAYYAHYYQQQAQPPPAAPAGAPTTTQTNGQGDQQNPAPAGQVDYTKAWEEYYKKMGQAVPAPTGAPPGGQPDYSAAWAEYYRQQAAYYAQTSPQGMPQHPPAPQCLPRPSTLGSAAKSTSAEDAASTKS is encoded by the exons attgcaGCAAAAATTGGAGGTGATGCAGGGACATCACTGAATTCAAATGACTATGGTTATGGGGGACAAAAAAGACCTTTAGAAGATGGAG atgGCTCTTGGACAAGTCCGAGCAGTACAACACACTGGGAGGGAATGCCCTCTCCTTTTAAAG ATCAACCAGATGCTAAGAAAGTTGCTCCTCAAAATGACT cTTTTGGAACACAGTTACCACCGATGCATCAGCAGCAAAG ATCTGTAATGACAGAAGAATACAAAGTTCCAGATGGAATGGTTGGATTCA taATTGGCAGAGGAGGTGAACAGATCTCACGCATACAACAGGAATCTGGATGCAAAATACAGATAGCTCCTG ACAGTGGTGGCCTTCCAGAAAGGTCCTGTATGTTAACTGGAACACCTGAATCTGTCCA GTCAGCAAAACGGTTACTGGACCAGATTGTTGAAAAAGGAAGACCAGCTCCTGGCTTCCATCATGGCGATGGACCGGGAAATGCAGTTCAAGAAATCATGATTCCAGCTAGCAAGGCAGGATTAGTCATTGGAAAGGGGGGAGAAACTATTAAACAGCTTCAG GAACGGGCTGGAGTTAAAATGGTTATGATTCAAGACGGGCCGCAAAACACTGGTGCTGACAAACCTCTTAGGATTACAGGAGACCCATATAAAGTTCAA CAAGCCAAGGAAATGGTGTTAGAGTTAATTCGTGATCAAGGCGGTTTCAGAGAAGTTCGGAATGAGTATGGGTCAAGAATAGGAGGAAATGAAGGGATAGAT GTCCCCATTCCAAGATTTGCTGTTGGCATTGTAATAGGAAGAAATGGAGAGATgatcaaaaaaatacaaaatgatgctGGTGTTCGCATTCAGTTTAAGCCAG aTGATGGGACAACACCGGAGAGGATAGCACAAATAACAGGACCTCCAGACCGATGTCAACATGCTGCAGAAATTATTACAGACCTTCTTCGAAGTGTTCAG GCTGGTAATCCTGGTGGACCTGGACCTGGTGGTCGAGGAAGAGGTAGAGGTCAAGGCAACTGGAACATGGGACCACCTGGTGGACTAcaggaatttaattttattgtgccaactgggaaaactggattaaTAATAGGAAAAG GAGGTGAAACCATAAAAAGCATAAGCCAACAGTCTGGTGCAAGAATAGAGCTTCAGAGAAATCCTCCACCAAATGCAGATCCAAATATGAAGTTATTTACAATTCGTGGCACTCCACAACAGATAGACTATGCTCGGCAACTCATAGAAGAAAAGATTGGT ggcCCAGTAAATCCTTTAGGGCCACCTGTACCCCATGGGCCCCATGGTGTCCCAGGCCCCCATGgacctcctgggcctccagggccTGGAACTCCAATGGGACCATACAACCCTGCACCTTATAATCCTGGACCACCAGGCCCGGCTCCTCA tggtCCTCCAGCCCCATACGCTCCCCAGGGATGGGGAAATGCATATCCACACTGGCAGCAGCAGGCTCCTCCTGATCCAG ctaaGGCAGGAACGGATCCAAATTCTGCAGCTTGGGCTGCTTATTATGCTCACTATTATCAACAGCAAGCACAGCCACCACCAGCAGCCCCTGCAGGTGCACCAACTACAACTCAAACTAATGGACAAG GAGATCAGCAGAATCCAGCCCCAGCTGGACAGGTTGATTATACCAAGGCTTGGGAAGAGTACTACAAGAAAATGG GTCAGGCAGTTCCTGCTCCGACTGGGGCTCCTCCAGGTGGTCAGCCAGATTATAGTGCAGCCTGGGCTGAGTATTATAGACAACAAGCAGCCTATTATGCCCAGACAAGTCCCCAGGGAATGCCACAGCATCCTCCAGCACCTCAG
- the FUBP1 gene encoding far upstream element-binding protein 1 isoform X6: MADYSTVPPPSSGSAGGGGGGGGGGGVNDAFKDALQRARQIAAKIGGDAGTSLNSNDYGYGGQKRPLEDGDQPDAKKVAPQNDSFGTQLPPMHQQQRSVMTEEYKVPDGMVGFIIGRGGEQISRIQQESGCKIQIAPDSGGLPERSCMLTGTPESVQSAKRLLDQIVEKGRPAPGFHHGDGPGNAVQEIMIPASKAGLVIGKGGETIKQLQERAGVKMVMIQDGPQNTGADKPLRITGDPYKVQQAKEMVLELIRDQGGFREVRNEYGSRIGGNEGIDVPIPRFAVGIVIGRNGEMIKKIQNDAGVRIQFKPDDGTTPERIAQITGPPDRCQHAAEIITDLLRSVQAGNPGGPGPGGRGRGRGQGNWNMGPPGGLQEFNFIVPTGKTGLIIGKGGETIKSISQQSGARIELQRNPPPNADPNMKLFTIRGTPQQIDYARQLIEEKIGGPVNPLGPPVPHGPHGVPGPHGPPGPPGPGTPMGPYNPAPYNPGPPGPAPHGPPAPYAPQGWGNAYPHWQQQAPPDPAKAGTDPNSAAWAAYYAHYYQQQAQPPPAAPAGAPTTTQTNGQGDQQNPAPAGQVDYTKAWEEYYKKMGQAVPAPTGAPPGGQPDYSAAWAEYYRQQAAYYAQTSPQGMPQHPPAPQCLPRPSTLGSAAKSTSAEDAASTKS; the protein is encoded by the exons attgcaGCAAAAATTGGAGGTGATGCAGGGACATCACTGAATTCAAATGACTATGGTTATGGGGGACAAAAAAGACCTTTAGAAGATGGAG ATCAACCAGATGCTAAGAAAGTTGCTCCTCAAAATGACT cTTTTGGAACACAGTTACCACCGATGCATCAGCAGCAAAG ATCTGTAATGACAGAAGAATACAAAGTTCCAGATGGAATGGTTGGATTCA taATTGGCAGAGGAGGTGAACAGATCTCACGCATACAACAGGAATCTGGATGCAAAATACAGATAGCTCCTG ACAGTGGTGGCCTTCCAGAAAGGTCCTGTATGTTAACTGGAACACCTGAATCTGTCCA GTCAGCAAAACGGTTACTGGACCAGATTGTTGAAAAAGGAAGACCAGCTCCTGGCTTCCATCATGGCGATGGACCGGGAAATGCAGTTCAAGAAATCATGATTCCAGCTAGCAAGGCAGGATTAGTCATTGGAAAGGGGGGAGAAACTATTAAACAGCTTCAG GAACGGGCTGGAGTTAAAATGGTTATGATTCAAGACGGGCCGCAAAACACTGGTGCTGACAAACCTCTTAGGATTACAGGAGACCCATATAAAGTTCAA CAAGCCAAGGAAATGGTGTTAGAGTTAATTCGTGATCAAGGCGGTTTCAGAGAAGTTCGGAATGAGTATGGGTCAAGAATAGGAGGAAATGAAGGGATAGAT GTCCCCATTCCAAGATTTGCTGTTGGCATTGTAATAGGAAGAAATGGAGAGATgatcaaaaaaatacaaaatgatgctGGTGTTCGCATTCAGTTTAAGCCAG aTGATGGGACAACACCGGAGAGGATAGCACAAATAACAGGACCTCCAGACCGATGTCAACATGCTGCAGAAATTATTACAGACCTTCTTCGAAGTGTTCAG GCTGGTAATCCTGGTGGACCTGGACCTGGTGGTCGAGGAAGAGGTAGAGGTCAAGGCAACTGGAACATGGGACCACCTGGTGGACTAcaggaatttaattttattgtgccaactgggaaaactggattaaTAATAGGAAAAG GAGGTGAAACCATAAAAAGCATAAGCCAACAGTCTGGTGCAAGAATAGAGCTTCAGAGAAATCCTCCACCAAATGCAGATCCAAATATGAAGTTATTTACAATTCGTGGCACTCCACAACAGATAGACTATGCTCGGCAACTCATAGAAGAAAAGATTGGT ggcCCAGTAAATCCTTTAGGGCCACCTGTACCCCATGGGCCCCATGGTGTCCCAGGCCCCCATGgacctcctgggcctccagggccTGGAACTCCAATGGGACCATACAACCCTGCACCTTATAATCCTGGACCACCAGGCCCGGCTCCTCA tggtCCTCCAGCCCCATACGCTCCCCAGGGATGGGGAAATGCATATCCACACTGGCAGCAGCAGGCTCCTCCTGATCCAG ctaaGGCAGGAACGGATCCAAATTCTGCAGCTTGGGCTGCTTATTATGCTCACTATTATCAACAGCAAGCACAGCCACCACCAGCAGCCCCTGCAGGTGCACCAACTACAACTCAAACTAATGGACAAG GAGATCAGCAGAATCCAGCCCCAGCTGGACAGGTTGATTATACCAAGGCTTGGGAAGAGTACTACAAGAAAATGG GTCAGGCAGTTCCTGCTCCGACTGGGGCTCCTCCAGGTGGTCAGCCAGATTATAGTGCAGCCTGGGCTGAGTATTATAGACAACAAGCAGCCTATTATGCCCAGACAAGTCCCCAGGGAATGCCACAGCATCCTCCAGCACCTCAG